One part of the Microbacterium aurugineum genome encodes these proteins:
- a CDS encoding cytidine deaminase, producing the protein MTDIDWDELRQVATEAMTKAYAPYSRYRVGAAALVGDGRIVAGCNVENASYGVTLCAECALVGDLHMSGGGQLVAFVCVNNEGQTIMPCGRCRQLLFEHAMPGMLLETVSGIRTIDEVLPDAFGPRDLEDAR; encoded by the coding sequence ATGACCGACATCGACTGGGATGAGTTGCGCCAGGTCGCCACGGAAGCCATGACGAAGGCGTACGCGCCGTACTCGCGCTATCGCGTGGGGGCGGCCGCTCTCGTCGGGGACGGGCGGATCGTGGCCGGGTGCAACGTCGAGAACGCCTCCTACGGGGTGACGCTGTGCGCGGAGTGCGCGCTCGTCGGAGACCTGCACATGTCGGGTGGCGGCCAGCTCGTCGCCTTCGTGTGCGTGAACAACGAAGGGCAGACGATCATGCCGTGCGGCCGCTGCCGTCAGCTGCTGTTCGAGCACGCGATGCCCGGGATGCTGCTCGAGACCGTCTCCGGCATCCGCACGATCGACGAGGTGCTGCCCGACGCGTTCGGGCCGCGCGACCTGGAGGACGCACGATGA
- a CDS encoding thymidine phosphorylase: protein MTTVEPFDAVDVIRAKRDGGAVPEAALRWMVDAYTRGYVSDAQMASFAMAVFQRGMERDEIRVLTDAMIASGERMSFASLGKKTVDKHSTGGVGDKITLPLAPLVAAFGVAVPQLSGRGLGHTGGTLDKLESIPGWRAALSNEEMFAQMQGDVGAVICAAGSGLAPADKKLYALRDVTGTVEAIPLIASSIMSKKIAEGTDALVLDVKFGSGAFMQDIDRARELARTMVALGTDSGVATTALLTDMNVPLGLAIGNANEVRESVEILAGGGPADVRELTLALAREMLALAGQPDADVEAALDDGRAMDTWKAMIRAQDGDPDAPLPTARETHVVTAPEDGVLTRLDALPFGVAAWRLGAGRARAEDPVIFEAGIDLHAKPGDRVTTGQPLFTLSAADEARFPRAIEALEGAWAIGGEVPEAGPIVRERITA from the coding sequence ATGACGACGGTGGAGCCTTTCGACGCGGTGGATGTCATCCGCGCCAAGCGCGACGGGGGCGCGGTCCCCGAGGCCGCGCTGCGCTGGATGGTGGACGCGTACACGCGCGGCTACGTCTCGGACGCGCAGATGGCCTCGTTCGCGATGGCCGTCTTCCAGCGGGGGATGGAGCGCGACGAGATCCGCGTGCTCACCGACGCGATGATCGCCTCGGGGGAGCGGATGAGCTTCGCCTCCCTCGGCAAGAAGACCGTCGACAAGCACTCCACCGGCGGCGTCGGGGACAAGATCACGCTTCCGCTCGCGCCGCTCGTCGCGGCCTTCGGCGTCGCCGTCCCGCAGCTCAGCGGCCGCGGACTCGGTCACACCGGCGGCACGCTCGACAAGCTCGAGTCGATCCCGGGCTGGCGCGCGGCGCTCAGCAACGAGGAGATGTTCGCCCAGATGCAGGGCGACGTCGGCGCGGTCATCTGCGCCGCCGGTTCGGGGCTCGCCCCCGCCGACAAGAAGCTGTACGCGCTCCGCGATGTCACCGGAACCGTCGAAGCCATTCCGCTGATCGCCTCGAGCATCATGTCGAAGAAGATCGCGGAGGGAACGGACGCGCTGGTCCTGGACGTGAAGTTCGGCTCCGGCGCCTTCATGCAGGACATCGATCGTGCCCGCGAGCTCGCCCGCACGATGGTCGCGCTCGGCACCGATTCGGGCGTGGCGACCACCGCGCTCCTGACCGACATGAACGTCCCGCTCGGACTCGCGATCGGCAACGCCAACGAGGTCCGCGAGTCGGTGGAGATCCTCGCCGGCGGTGGTCCCGCCGATGTGCGGGAGCTGACGCTCGCCCTGGCGAGGGAGATGCTCGCACTTGCCGGACAGCCGGACGCCGACGTGGAGGCCGCCCTCGACGACGGGCGCGCGATGGACACCTGGAAGGCGATGATCCGCGCGCAGGATGGAGACCCCGACGCCCCGCTGCCCACGGCACGCGAGACGCACGTCGTCACCGCCCCGGAAGACGGTGTGCTCACGCGTCTGGACGCGCTCCCGTTCGGCGTCGCCGCCTGGCGACTGGGGGCGGGCCGTGCCAGGGCTGAGGACCCCGTGATCTTCGAGGCGGGAATCGACCTGCACGCGAAGCCGGGCGACCGCGTCACCACCGGGCAGCC